A window from Vigna angularis cultivar LongXiaoDou No.4 chromosome 7, ASM1680809v1, whole genome shotgun sequence encodes these proteins:
- the LOC108337607 gene encoding sulfite exporter TauE/SafE family protein 3, with protein sequence MRKVVIFSLIFLLLCVMIYAKASTKTEVSRTNEANPFSYHIKALEIIWNHLGYQHVWPQMEFGWRIVVGTLIGILGAAFGSVGGVGGGGIFVPMLILILGFDPKSAVSISKCMVTGAATSAVFFCLKQKHPTLDEPVIDYDLMLLIQPPLMLGISIGVILSVIFADWMVTVLLIILCLVTSIRAFFNASETWKKETKIKEETIKLSESTATCSVEEGYKHLPGSAEEGAAKDTRKTEVSFLGNIYWKEFVLIFLVWLAFVILQIAKNLVASCSVTYWILILSQIPITVGFYLYQAKALYQGKSSGGQHTHWPLHHLFLASICSLLSGIVGGLLGTGSGFVMGPLFLEVGITPQVASATATFGMMYSASLSVVQYYLLNRFPVPYAFFLTLVAAIAAFLGQHLIDKLVNIFKRASLIIFVLAFTIFVSAIALGGVGISSMILKILNNEYMGFENFC encoded by the exons ATGAGAAAAGTGGttattttttccttaatttttttgCTGCTGTGTGTCATGATCTATGCTAAAGCAAGCACTAAAACTGAAGTGTCTAGAACCAATGAAGCAAACCCATTTTCTTACCATATCAAAGCCTTGGAAATCATATGGAACCATTTGGGTTATCAACATGTGTGGCCA CAAATGGAATTTGGCTGGAGGATTGTTGTGGGAACCTTGATTGGAATCTTGGGAGCAGCATTTGGAAGTGTTGGTGGAGTAGGGGGTGGTGGCATCTTTGTGCCAATGCTAATCCTGATTCTTGGGTTTGATCCAAAATCAGCAGTTTCCATTTCAAAGT GTATGGTCACAGGTGCAGCTACCTCAGCAGTTTTTTTCTGCTTGAAACAAAAACATCCCACTCTTGATGAACCTGTTATCGACTATGATTTGATGCTGCTTATCCAACCTCCTCTCATGCTTGGAATCAGCATAGGAGTTATCTTGAGTGTAATATTTGCCGATTGGATGGTCACTGTTCTTCTAATAATTCTCTGTTTAG TGACATCAATCAGGGCATTCTTCAATGCTTCTGAGACATGGAAAAAGGAAACCAAAATCAAAGAG GAAACTATCAAACTTTCAGAGTCTACTG CAACATGCAGTGTGGAAGAGGGATACAAGCATCTTCCAGGTTCTGCAGAAGAAGGGGCTGCAAAGGATACTAGAAAAACTGAG GTGAGCTTCCTTGGCAACATCTATTGGAAGGAGTTTGTACTTATTTTCTTGGTGTGGCTTGCATTTGTTATCTTACAGATTGCCAAA AATTTGGTAGCTTCCTGTTCTGTCACATACTGGATACTTATTTTGTCACAG ATACCAATTACTGTAGGATTTTACTTGTATCAAGCTAAAGCCCTATATCAGGGGAAATCTTCTGGTGGTCAACACACACATTGGCCATTGCACCATCTATTTCTAGCCAGCATTTGTTCTCTGCTGTCTGGAATTGTTGGTGGTCTTCTTGGTACAGGTTCTGGATTTGTCATGGGTCCTTTATTTCTAGAAGTGGGAATTACTCCCCAG GTAGCAAGCGCCACAGCCACATTCGGAATGATGTACTCAGCATCTTTGTCAGTTGTACAATATTATCTCTTGAACCGTTTTCCAGTTCCTTATG CATTCTTCCTCACCCTTGTGGCTGCCATTGCAGCATTCCTCGGACAACATCTCATTGACAAGCTTGTTAACATCTTCAAAAGGgcatctttaattatttttgtcctGGCTTTCACAATATTTGTCAGTGCAATTGCATTGG GTGGAGTTGGAATATCAAGCATGATCTTGAAGATTCTAAACAATGAATATATGGGATTTGAGAACTTTTGCTAG
- the LOC108338555 gene encoding RNA polymerase sigma factor sigC isoform X2 — protein sequence MCSELQPPLFDGLSFSLSHSPQQNDMGLSLNANRLRYCVPLHTPHSFTNSPVSLSPSSAGVKENCFNFTKLSLPSTFYEEAETLQKDFGRVYAFSALDTLENDSLGREETGVNKGKMSVSSVHEIFDNTQMPFGEVSTVSKKFESFTPQHFHLLMKNLDVLEETFADSEASRLEKDIRLQLEKLGALELFNVCLSRSLGSSLVSDYADKVPNKGKVVVPSSKKKENKTRRKREIDVTAVSTQSLTLKANQEDLLGFSVSVVKRATNSKSKRVMVAKREAEMAKGVKVLAELEKIRTAIEDDTKRVVTLNHWAEASGVDEKVLQQLLHHGYYCRDELIRSSRSLVLFLARKYRGMGIALDDLLQAGYVGVLQGAERFDSTRGYKFSTYVQYWIRKSILRVVERYSRGVIIPWSLNRAIKQIQKARKVLKSTHKKCPDDWEIAKMTGLSLDKIKSASNCLRIVASIDQKELLPDTTIESPENAVLKQHMKKDVHDLLKGLNSRERQVLTLRFGLIDNQPKSLQDIGTLFKVSKERIRKIEKIALTKLRDEATTSDLHYYLDL from the exons ATGTGCTCTGAACTTCAACCGCCGTTGTTTGATggactctctttctctctctctcactcaccGCAACAAAACGATATGGGTCTCAGTTTAAACGCCAACAGACTCAGATATTGCGTTCCTCTTCATACCCCTCATTCCTTCACCAATTCACCTGTTTCTCTTTCTCCATCTTCTG CTGGAGTCAAGGAGAATTGTTTCAACTTCACGAAGTTGTCTTTGCCGTCGACTTTTTATGAGGAAGCAGAAACTTTGCAGAAAGATTTTGGAAGGGTTTATGCATTTTCGGCATTGGATACCTTGGAAAATGATTCATTAGGAAGAGAAGAAACTGGG GTAAACAAAGGGAAGATGTCAGTGAGTAGTGTAcatgaaatatttgataatacCCAAATGCCTTTTGGAGAGGTATCTACTGTCTCAAAGAAGTTTGAGTCATTCACGCCACAGCATTTCCATTTATTAATGAAGAACCTTGATGTTTTAGAAGAGACTTTTGCCGATTCTGAAGCATCAAGGTTGGAAAAGGATATTAGATTGCAACTAGAGAAGCTTGGTGCTCTCGAGTTATTCAATGTTTGTCTATCAAGATCACTTGGAAGCTCACTTGTGTCAGACTATGCTGATAAAGTACCTAACAAGGGCAAAGTTGTTGTCCCGTCTagcaagaaaaaggaaaataaaactagaagaaagagagaaattgATGTCACAGCAGTTTCGACACAGTCATTGACTTTAAAAGCTAACCAGGAAGATCTATTAGGATTCTCAGTTTCAGTTGTGAAAAGAGCAAcaaatagtaaaagtaaaagagtGATGGTTGCTAAAAGGGAGGCAGAGATGGCAAAAGGTGTAAAG GTGCTAGCTGAGTTAGAGAAAATTAGGACAGCTATAGAAGATGATACCAAGCGCGTAGTGACCTTGAATCACTGGGCCGAAGCATCTGGAGTTGATGAGAAGGTGCTACAGCAGCTATTGCATCATGGTTATTATTGTCGGGATGAGCTCATACGGAGTTCTCGTTCCTTAGTTCTATTCCTTGCCAGAAAATACAGGGGTATGGGAATAGCTTTGGATGACTTACTTCAG GCAGGATATGTAGGTGTTCTCCAAGGAGCTGAGAGATTTGACAGTACAAGGGGTTACAAATTCTCAACCTATGTGCAGTACTGGATAAGGAAATCAATTTTAAGAGTGGTGGAACGATATTCTCGAGGAGTCATAATTCCT tggtCATTAAACAGGGCAATAAAGCAAATCCAGAAAGCTCGAAAAGTCTTGAAAAGTACACACAAGAAATGCCCAGATGATTGGGAAATTGCAAAGATGACAGGTCTTTCACTAGATAAAATCAAATCAGCCAGCAATTGTCTGAGAATAGTTGCTTCAATTGATCAGAAG GAACTTCTGCCCGATACAACAATCGAGAGCCCTGAAAATGCTGTCCTGAAGCAACATATGAAAAAAGACGTACATGATCTCCTGAAAGGCTTGAACTCAAGGGAAAGGCAGGTATTAACCCTACGCTTTGGCCTTATTGATAACCAGCCCAAGTCTCTGCAGGATATAGGGACCCTTTTCAAAGTTAGCAAAGAGAGgataagaaaaatagagaaaatcgcCCTTACAAAGTTAAGAGATGAGGCCACCACCTCAGACTTGCATTATTATTTGGATCTGTAG
- the LOC108338555 gene encoding RNA polymerase sigma factor sigC isoform X3 — translation MCSELQPPLFDGLSFSLSHSPQQNDMGLSLNANRLRYCVPLHTPHSFTNSPVSLSPSSAGVKENCFNFTKLSLPSTFYEEAETLQKDFGRVYAFSALDTLENDSLGREETGVNKGKMSVSSVHEIFDNTQMPFGEVSTVSKKFESFTPQHFHLLMKNLDVLEETFADSEASRLEKDIRLQLEKLGALELFNVCLSRSLGSSLVSDYADKVPNKGKVVVPSSKKKENKTRRKREIDVTAVSTQSLTLKANQEDLLGFSVSVVKRATNSKSKRVMVAKREAEMAKGVKVLAELEKIRTAIEDDTKRVVTLNHWAEASGVDEKVLQQLLHHGYYCRDELIRSSRSLVLFLARKYRGMGIALDDLLQAGYVGVLQGAERFDSTRGYKFSTYVQYWIRKSILRVVERYSRGVIIPWSLNRAIKQIQKARKVLKSTHKKCPDDWEIAKMTGLSLDKIKSASNCLRIVASIDQKVGHCLSIEYN, via the exons ATGTGCTCTGAACTTCAACCGCCGTTGTTTGATggactctctttctctctctctcactcaccGCAACAAAACGATATGGGTCTCAGTTTAAACGCCAACAGACTCAGATATTGCGTTCCTCTTCATACCCCTCATTCCTTCACCAATTCACCTGTTTCTCTTTCTCCATCTTCTG CTGGAGTCAAGGAGAATTGTTTCAACTTCACGAAGTTGTCTTTGCCGTCGACTTTTTATGAGGAAGCAGAAACTTTGCAGAAAGATTTTGGAAGGGTTTATGCATTTTCGGCATTGGATACCTTGGAAAATGATTCATTAGGAAGAGAAGAAACTGGG GTAAACAAAGGGAAGATGTCAGTGAGTAGTGTAcatgaaatatttgataatacCCAAATGCCTTTTGGAGAGGTATCTACTGTCTCAAAGAAGTTTGAGTCATTCACGCCACAGCATTTCCATTTATTAATGAAGAACCTTGATGTTTTAGAAGAGACTTTTGCCGATTCTGAAGCATCAAGGTTGGAAAAGGATATTAGATTGCAACTAGAGAAGCTTGGTGCTCTCGAGTTATTCAATGTTTGTCTATCAAGATCACTTGGAAGCTCACTTGTGTCAGACTATGCTGATAAAGTACCTAACAAGGGCAAAGTTGTTGTCCCGTCTagcaagaaaaaggaaaataaaactagaagaaagagagaaattgATGTCACAGCAGTTTCGACACAGTCATTGACTTTAAAAGCTAACCAGGAAGATCTATTAGGATTCTCAGTTTCAGTTGTGAAAAGAGCAAcaaatagtaaaagtaaaagagtGATGGTTGCTAAAAGGGAGGCAGAGATGGCAAAAGGTGTAAAG GTGCTAGCTGAGTTAGAGAAAATTAGGACAGCTATAGAAGATGATACCAAGCGCGTAGTGACCTTGAATCACTGGGCCGAAGCATCTGGAGTTGATGAGAAGGTGCTACAGCAGCTATTGCATCATGGTTATTATTGTCGGGATGAGCTCATACGGAGTTCTCGTTCCTTAGTTCTATTCCTTGCCAGAAAATACAGGGGTATGGGAATAGCTTTGGATGACTTACTTCAG GCAGGATATGTAGGTGTTCTCCAAGGAGCTGAGAGATTTGACAGTACAAGGGGTTACAAATTCTCAACCTATGTGCAGTACTGGATAAGGAAATCAATTTTAAGAGTGGTGGAACGATATTCTCGAGGAGTCATAATTCCT tggtCATTAAACAGGGCAATAAAGCAAATCCAGAAAGCTCGAAAAGTCTTGAAAAGTACACACAAGAAATGCCCAGATGATTGGGAAATTGCAAAGATGACAGGTCTTTCACTAGATAAAATCAAATCAGCCAGCAATTGTCTGAGAATAGTTGCTTCAATTGATCAGAAGGTGGGGCATTGCCTTAGTATAGAATATAAT TGA
- the LOC108338555 gene encoding RNA polymerase sigma factor sigC isoform X1, producing the protein MCSELQPPLFDGLSFSLSHSPQQNDMGLSLNANRLRYCVPLHTPHSFTNSPVSLSPSSAGVKENCFNFTKLSLPSTFYEEAETLQKDFGRVYAFSALDTLENDSLGREETGVNKGKMSVSSVHEIFDNTQMPFGEVSTVSKKFESFTPQHFHLLMKNLDVLEETFADSEASRLEKDIRLQLEKLGALELFNVCLSRSLGSSLVSDYADKVPNKGKVVVPSSKKKENKTRRKREIDVTAVSTQSLTLKANQEDLLGFSVSVVKRATNSKSKRVMVAKREAEMAKGVKVLAELEKIRTAIEDDTKRVVTLNHWAEASGVDEKVLQQLLHHGYYCRDELIRSSRSLVLFLARKYRGMGIALDDLLQAGYVGVLQGAERFDSTRGYKFSTYVQYWIRKSILRVVERYSRGVIIPWSLNRAIKQIQKARKVLKSTHKKCPDDWEIAKMTGLSLDKIKSASNCLRIVASIDQKVGHCLSIEYNELLPDTTIESPENAVLKQHMKKDVHDLLKGLNSRERQVLTLRFGLIDNQPKSLQDIGTLFKVSKERIRKIEKIALTKLRDEATTSDLHYYLDL; encoded by the exons ATGTGCTCTGAACTTCAACCGCCGTTGTTTGATggactctctttctctctctctcactcaccGCAACAAAACGATATGGGTCTCAGTTTAAACGCCAACAGACTCAGATATTGCGTTCCTCTTCATACCCCTCATTCCTTCACCAATTCACCTGTTTCTCTTTCTCCATCTTCTG CTGGAGTCAAGGAGAATTGTTTCAACTTCACGAAGTTGTCTTTGCCGTCGACTTTTTATGAGGAAGCAGAAACTTTGCAGAAAGATTTTGGAAGGGTTTATGCATTTTCGGCATTGGATACCTTGGAAAATGATTCATTAGGAAGAGAAGAAACTGGG GTAAACAAAGGGAAGATGTCAGTGAGTAGTGTAcatgaaatatttgataatacCCAAATGCCTTTTGGAGAGGTATCTACTGTCTCAAAGAAGTTTGAGTCATTCACGCCACAGCATTTCCATTTATTAATGAAGAACCTTGATGTTTTAGAAGAGACTTTTGCCGATTCTGAAGCATCAAGGTTGGAAAAGGATATTAGATTGCAACTAGAGAAGCTTGGTGCTCTCGAGTTATTCAATGTTTGTCTATCAAGATCACTTGGAAGCTCACTTGTGTCAGACTATGCTGATAAAGTACCTAACAAGGGCAAAGTTGTTGTCCCGTCTagcaagaaaaaggaaaataaaactagaagaaagagagaaattgATGTCACAGCAGTTTCGACACAGTCATTGACTTTAAAAGCTAACCAGGAAGATCTATTAGGATTCTCAGTTTCAGTTGTGAAAAGAGCAAcaaatagtaaaagtaaaagagtGATGGTTGCTAAAAGGGAGGCAGAGATGGCAAAAGGTGTAAAG GTGCTAGCTGAGTTAGAGAAAATTAGGACAGCTATAGAAGATGATACCAAGCGCGTAGTGACCTTGAATCACTGGGCCGAAGCATCTGGAGTTGATGAGAAGGTGCTACAGCAGCTATTGCATCATGGTTATTATTGTCGGGATGAGCTCATACGGAGTTCTCGTTCCTTAGTTCTATTCCTTGCCAGAAAATACAGGGGTATGGGAATAGCTTTGGATGACTTACTTCAG GCAGGATATGTAGGTGTTCTCCAAGGAGCTGAGAGATTTGACAGTACAAGGGGTTACAAATTCTCAACCTATGTGCAGTACTGGATAAGGAAATCAATTTTAAGAGTGGTGGAACGATATTCTCGAGGAGTCATAATTCCT tggtCATTAAACAGGGCAATAAAGCAAATCCAGAAAGCTCGAAAAGTCTTGAAAAGTACACACAAGAAATGCCCAGATGATTGGGAAATTGCAAAGATGACAGGTCTTTCACTAGATAAAATCAAATCAGCCAGCAATTGTCTGAGAATAGTTGCTTCAATTGATCAGAAGGTGGGGCATTGCCTTAGTATAGAATATAAT GAACTTCTGCCCGATACAACAATCGAGAGCCCTGAAAATGCTGTCCTGAAGCAACATATGAAAAAAGACGTACATGATCTCCTGAAAGGCTTGAACTCAAGGGAAAGGCAGGTATTAACCCTACGCTTTGGCCTTATTGATAACCAGCCCAAGTCTCTGCAGGATATAGGGACCCTTTTCAAAGTTAGCAAAGAGAGgataagaaaaatagagaaaatcgcCCTTACAAAGTTAAGAGATGAGGCCACCACCTCAGACTTGCATTATTATTTGGATCTGTAG
- the LOC108336956 gene encoding NAC domain-containing protein 100 → MQKDKEIVVEMEEGSHEKKKEETLPPGFRFHPTDEELICYYLTNKISDSDFTAKAIAVVDLNKCEPWDLPGKAKMGQKEWYFFNLRDRKYPTGVRTNRATNTGYWKTTGKDKEILNSVTSELVGMKKTLVFYKGRAPRGEKTNWVMHEYRIHSKSTFKITKQDEWVVCRVFRKSGGAKKFPSNSNHSRTVNPYGVEVSPSVVPPPMMHLGDPSAHFNFLYGSRNYMMNPSEFRATVSMAATAHTQPLLRPMMAPPQPLSAHTVAQMNHDFSSNMVTPAALAAHSVDYGADMTNANSHGNRFMGMDHCMDLDSYWPSY, encoded by the exons ATGCAA AAAGACAAGGAAATTGTTGTTGAAATGGAAGAAGGCAGTcatgagaagaagaaggaagaaacccTACCACCTGGTTTTCGGTTTCACCCCACAGATGAAGAACTCATTTGTTACTATCTCACAAACAAGATTTCAGATTCTGATTTTACAGCAAAAGCAATAGCTGTTGTAGATCTCAACAAATGTGAGCCATGGGATCTTCCTG GAAAGGCGAAAATGGGACAAAAAGAATGGTACTTCTTCAACCTAAGGGATCGTAAATATCCAACAGGTGTGAGAACAAACAGAGCAACGAACACAGGGTACTGGAAAACCACTGGAAAAGACAAAGAGATCTTGAACAGTGTTACATCGGAGTTGGTCGGTATGAAGAAGACTTTGGTTTTCTACAAAGGTAGGGCTCCCAGAGGAGAGAAAACCAACTGGGTCATGCATGAGTATCGCATTCATTCAAAATCCACCTTCAAAATCACTAAG CAAGATGAATGGGTGGTTTGCCGGGTGTTCCGGAAGAGTGGTGGTGCAAAAAAGTTCCCCTCAAATTCAAACCACAGCAGAACAGTGAACCCTTATGGTGTGGAAGTTAGCCCTAGCGTTGTGCCACCTCCAATGATGCATCTGGGTGACCCTTCTGCTCATTTCAATTTCCTTTATGGATCAAGAAACTACATGATGAATCCTTCAGAGTTCAGAGCAACAGTTTCCATGGCTGCCACCGCACACACACAGCCCCTTCTGAGGCCAATGATGGCACCACCACAGCCACTTTCTGCTCACACAGTGGCCCAAATGAATCATGATTTCAGTTCCAACATGGTGACACCTGCTGCTCTTGCTGCTCACAGTGTAGACTATGGTGCAGACATGACCAATGCAAATTCTCATGGCAATAGGTTCATGGGCATGGACCACTGCATGGATCTTGACAGTTACTGGCCTTCCTACTGA